In Methanothermococcus thermolithotrophicus DSM 2095, one DNA window encodes the following:
- the coaBC gene encoding bifunctional phosphopantothenoylcysteine decarboxylase/phosphopantothenate--cysteine ligase CoaBC, translated as MHPTKRIKNSKSKLLDGKKIVVGVTSSIAAIEAPKLMRELIRHGAEVYCIMTEETEKIVGKYALTFGCGNEVMDEITGNIEHVYLYDTCDAMVIYPATANIISKISLNIADNIVNTTAMMFFEKKPLFIVPAMHQNMLDTIEERHISNLAQKKNIYIIAPKMEEEKAKVSSIEDVTKHIIKVLNKNRSSEKKVLILTGGTAEFIDKVRVISNLSSGKTGVSLAESFCKEGLEVEVINGLGMEPSYYINSHKVTTTEEMLNKALELGKNADVIISCAAISDYKPENTFEGKISSDEELVIKLKKNPKVLAELRKKFPDKIIIGFKAEYGLKKEELIEKAKERLEEYNLNMIIANDLSKYYFGDDYNEVILITKSQMVEIKGKKRKIAEEIVKFVNENLLK; from the coding sequence ATGCATCCAACAAAGAGAATAAAAAACTCAAAATCAAAGCTTTTAGACGGTAAAAAAATAGTAGTTGGAGTAACCTCATCCATAGCTGCAATAGAGGCTCCAAAACTAATGAGAGAGCTTATAAGACACGGAGCTGAAGTTTACTGTATAATGACTGAAGAAACTGAGAAAATAGTCGGAAAATATGCTTTAACATTTGGATGCGGAAATGAGGTTATGGACGAAATCACTGGAAACATCGAACATGTTTATCTATATGACACATGTGACGCCATGGTGATATATCCTGCAACAGCCAACATAATAAGCAAGATATCCTTGAATATTGCGGATAATATAGTTAATACCACGGCAATGATGTTCTTTGAAAAAAAGCCACTCTTTATTGTTCCTGCAATGCACCAAAATATGCTCGATACAATAGAAGAGAGACATATATCGAATTTAGCTCAAAAAAAGAACATATACATCATAGCACCTAAGATGGAAGAAGAAAAAGCAAAAGTATCTTCTATAGAGGATGTTACAAAGCATATTATCAAAGTACTTAATAAAAATAGGAGCTCGGAGAAAAAAGTTTTAATATTAACTGGAGGGACTGCTGAGTTTATCGATAAAGTCAGAGTCATAAGTAACCTGTCCTCAGGAAAAACCGGAGTTTCATTGGCTGAATCATTCTGTAAAGAAGGTCTTGAAGTTGAAGTCATAAACGGACTTGGAATGGAACCTTCCTACTATATAAACTCCCATAAAGTCACAACAACCGAGGAAATGCTGAATAAAGCCCTTGAACTAGGAAAAAATGCCGATGTAATAATTTCCTGTGCAGCCATTTCAGACTACAAACCAGAAAATACTTTTGAAGGGAAAATAAGTTCTGATGAAGAATTAGTTATTAAATTAAAGAAAAATCCAAAGGTTTTAGCAGAATTGAGAAAAAAATTCCCTGATAAAATAATAATAGGATTTAAAGCAGAATATGGACTAAAAAAAGAAGAACTTATTGAAAAAGCCAAAGAAAGATTGGAAGAATATAATTTGAACATGATTATAGCAAACGATCTATCAAAGTATTACTTTGGAGATGACTACAACGAAGTTATACTAATAACAAAATCCCAGATGGTAGAAATAAAGGGAAAAAAGAGAAAGATAGCCGAAGAAATTGTAAAATTTGTTAATGAAAACCTTTTGAAATAA
- the pyk gene encoding pyruvate kinase yields the protein MLNESTEHRKTKILVTMGPSLENKLDEVIDTIDGVRFNMSHASINQIKRVLEVLEKHNIAKLMDLKGNKIRVKKAFKYELKEGEEAIIGKDIILTYNPVELNKGNLILINDGKIKLEVKDVVNELIFARVIRGGIVKEGMGINLPDASLKMPIISDEDIEHIKFAVENDFEYIALSFVRNKDDIINLRNIIKDYNGDSSIIAKIETREGLNNIEDIVKFADGVIIARGDLGVEIPIEYIPIEQKNIMAISNKYGKLTITATQMLDSMINNPYPTRAEVTDIANAIFDGTDCLMLSNETTIGKYPVEAIRTMDTVARVSEKNIEKFGKDGNLEEPSVSTGIAYATHTLYNKLDPKIIITPTRSGKTAILISKFKPTVPIIAPTPNLTTLRKLKLFWGVSPCIVDEVNHIDKMLDISREIAKKEIKEGTFIITLGHPIGENKTNVIKVEII from the coding sequence GTGTTAAATGAATCCACAGAACATAGGAAAACCAAAATTTTAGTTACCATGGGCCCATCACTAGAAAATAAACTAGATGAAGTTATTGATACAATAGATGGTGTAAGGTTCAACATGTCTCATGCATCAATCAATCAGATCAAAAGAGTTCTAGAAGTACTGGAAAAACATAACATTGCAAAGCTTATGGACCTAAAGGGGAATAAGATAAGAGTAAAAAAAGCATTTAAATATGAATTAAAAGAAGGTGAAGAGGCAATCATTGGAAAAGATATAATTCTAACATACAACCCTGTTGAATTGAATAAAGGGAATTTAATATTAATAAACGATGGAAAAATAAAACTTGAAGTTAAAGATGTCGTGAATGAGTTAATCTTTGCCAGAGTTATAAGGGGAGGGATTGTAAAAGAAGGTATGGGCATAAATCTTCCAGATGCTTCTTTAAAAATGCCGATAATATCAGATGAAGATATTGAACACATTAAATTTGCTGTTGAAAACGATTTTGAATACATTGCACTCTCTTTTGTAAGAAACAAAGACGATATAATTAATTTAAGGAATATAATAAAAGACTATAATGGAGATAGCTCAATAATTGCAAAAATAGAAACCAGGGAAGGGTTGAATAACATTGAAGATATCGTTAAGTTTGCAGATGGTGTTATAATAGCTAGGGGAGATTTAGGGGTTGAAATACCCATCGAGTATATCCCTATTGAACAAAAAAATATAATGGCCATTTCAAACAAATACGGTAAATTAACCATCACTGCAACTCAGATGTTGGATTCAATGATAAATAACCCATACCCAACGAGAGCTGAAGTTACAGATATTGCAAATGCGATATTTGATGGAACAGACTGTCTTATGCTTTCAAATGAAACCACAATTGGTAAATATCCAGTAGAAGCCATTAGAACAATGGACACAGTCGCTAGAGTCTCGGAAAAGAACATAGAAAAGTTTGGAAAAGATGGCAATTTAGAAGAACCTTCTGTTTCCACAGGAATCGCCTATGCAACACACACGCTGTATAACAAACTTGATCCAAAAATCATAATAACCCCAACAAGGTCAGGGAAAACTGCAATACTAATATCCAAATTTAAGCCTACGGTTCCAATAATTGCCCCAACACCAAACTTAACAACGTTAAGAAAACTAAAACTGTTTTGGGGAGTTTCGCCATGTATAGTTGATGAAGTCAACCATATAGATAAAATGTTAGATATCTCCAGGGAAATAGCAAAAAAGGAGATAAAAGAAGGTACATTTATAATCACACTAGGTCACCCTATAGGAGAAAATAAAACAAATGTTATAAAAGTTGAAATAATATAA
- a CDS encoding DUF99 family protein: MKDEIGVIGIDDASFKKEDDEVILIGTYFRGNKIIDGIYFKKIQRDGNDVTEKIIQIVKGKHYTKINAIFLDGVTFGGFNIADIFKINEETKKPVIVVVEKKPDRSKMIGALEKYFKDLPNKINLLKSFPEPEKIEDVYVQYIGIEKDEVRKLIQKTRLKSKVPECLRISHLIGRGFLNIS; the protein is encoded by the coding sequence ATGAAGGATGAAATCGGAGTAATAGGCATAGATGACGCATCATTTAAAAAGGAAGATGATGAGGTAATTTTAATTGGAACCTATTTCAGAGGAAACAAGATCATCGATGGAATATACTTCAAAAAAATCCAGAGAGACGGTAATGACGTCACTGAAAAGATTATCCAGATTGTTAAGGGCAAGCACTACACGAAAATAAATGCAATATTCTTAGATGGGGTCACATTTGGAGGGTTCAATATTGCAGATATTTTTAAAATAAATGAGGAAACCAAAAAACCAGTTATAGTTGTGGTAGAAAAGAAACCAGATAGATCTAAGATGATCGGAGCTCTGGAAAAATACTTCAAAGACCTGCCCAATAAAATAAACCTATTAAAATCCTTTCCAGAACCTGAAAAAATTGAAGATGTTTACGTTCAATATATCGGAATTGAAAAAGATGAAGTTAGAAAGTTAATTCAAAAAACCCGTTTAAAAAGCAAAGTTCCAGAATGTCTAAGGATTTCTCACCTCATTGGCAGGGGATTTTTAAATATTTCTTGA
- a CDS encoding V4R domain-containing protein produces the protein MKELFMELGIGILDVVDEDPLKIRVTECIGCSGLPNVGQSVCFFEAGIIAGCLNNILNEDVKVTETKCHAMGDDYCEFEVHDIQPSSDLN, from the coding sequence ATGAAAGAACTTTTTATGGAGCTCGGTATTGGGATTTTAGATGTTGTTGATGAAGATCCATTAAAAATCAGAGTTACAGAATGTATAGGTTGCTCAGGTTTGCCAAATGTGGGACAGTCAGTCTGTTTTTTCGAGGCAGGTATTATCGCCGGCTGTTTAAATAATATCTTAAATGAAGATGTAAAAGTTACCGAGACAAAATGTCATGCTATGGGTGATGATTACTGCGAATTTGAAGTACATGATATCCAACCTTCATCCGATCTAAATTAA
- a CDS encoding proteasome assembly chaperone family protein, which translates to MVKIIEKKIKDVEPLEDALLIEGLPGIGHVGRIAAEHIVQEFNGEKFMELYCDDFPPQVLVNDDGTIEVMSNEFYMIKEPVPMIVVLGNTQALSPAGQYHLSEKIVDIGMKYGAKMTYTLGGFGIGKIKETMNVYVASTSKELAEKMKELGAEFRKDGGSIVGAAGLMLTFSKLKGIEGVCLMGETPGYLVDPKSARAILELLSKAIGFEIDMKELEERAKDMEKVLEKIRKFEEEAVMQQQRVPTDDDLRYIG; encoded by the coding sequence ATGGTTAAAATTATTGAGAAAAAAATAAAAGACGTGGAGCCTTTAGAAGATGCCTTATTAATTGAAGGACTTCCCGGAATAGGGCATGTTGGAAGAATAGCAGCTGAACATATTGTTCAGGAATTTAATGGGGAAAAATTCATGGAACTATACTGTGATGACTTTCCACCACAAGTCTTAGTTAACGACGACGGTACGATAGAAGTTATGAGTAATGAATTCTACATGATAAAAGAACCAGTTCCTATGATAGTTGTTTTAGGAAATACTCAGGCTCTTTCACCGGCCGGGCAGTACCATCTTTCAGAAAAAATCGTAGATATTGGAATGAAGTATGGAGCAAAAATGACCTATACTTTGGGAGGGTTTGGTATTGGAAAAATAAAAGAAACTATGAATGTTTATGTGGCTTCAACTTCCAAAGAATTAGCTGAAAAAATGAAAGAACTTGGAGCAGAATTCAGAAAAGACGGCGGGAGTATTGTGGGAGCTGCAGGTTTGATGTTAACATTTTCAAAATTAAAAGGTATTGAAGGAGTTTGTTTAATGGGGGAAACTCCTGGGTATTTAGTTGATCCAAAATCAGCAAGAGCTATCTTAGAACTGCTTTCAAAGGCAATAGGATTTGAAATAGATATGAAAGAATTGGAAGAAAGAGCAAAAGATATGGAAAAAGTCCTTGAAAAAATTAGAAAATTCGAAGAAGAGGCTGTAATGCAACAGCAAAGAGTGCCAACCGACGATGATTTAAGATATATTGGTTAA
- the dpdA gene encoding tRNA-guanine transglycosylase DpdA: MIKYFLPDWEDRVDPNFDFINDEYSEGHKQDIYNNDVYAHQIFKEPPYDGILFSLSVFQSKISLNSNKGIYKIRNHTNIKEYLKIPKSSSLEVMGDCGAFGYVNEKEPPLPFYSVENVSKLYDKLGFDYGVAPDHLVVDKITIKDDNGKKKRVSLTQKEKDDRISITLENAEKFLKLHHKKKYNYIPIGTAQGYNVETYRSSVKALVDMGYNYIALGSLVCYKTNTILNILQGIQPVINEDIKIHLFGVVRLNALKKFEELGVKSVDSTSFLRKAWLRSGQNYITKEGNGYAAIRVPQASNPRLLKNANINGYSIENLKKMENEVLCALNKYEKGEISIDEVLDSIMRYDNLFMRNSNDGKNLREKYYKTLIDRPWESCECPICKELGIQVIIFRGTNRNKRRGFHNIWVLRQLMKKELSTNISINAQSTLDEFSQIHGID; this comes from the coding sequence ATGATAAAATACTTTTTACCTGATTGGGAAGATAGGGTAGACCCAAATTTTGATTTTATTAATGATGAGTATTCCGAGGGGCATAAGCAAGACATATATAACAATGATGTTTATGCCCACCAAATTTTTAAAGAACCTCCTTATGACGGTATTTTATTCAGTTTAAGCGTTTTTCAATCTAAAATTTCATTGAACAGCAACAAGGGAATTTACAAAATAAGAAACCACACAAATATAAAGGAATATTTGAAGATTCCTAAGAGCTCCAGTTTAGAAGTTATGGGGGATTGTGGAGCATTTGGATATGTTAATGAAAAAGAACCTCCTTTACCATTTTACAGTGTCGAGAATGTTTCGAAATTATATGATAAGTTAGGATTTGATTATGGTGTAGCTCCCGACCATTTAGTCGTTGATAAAATAACCATAAAAGACGATAATGGAAAAAAGAAAAGGGTTTCTTTAACTCAGAAGGAAAAAGATGATAGGATAAGCATAACCTTGGAAAATGCTGAAAAGTTTTTAAAACTACACCATAAAAAGAAGTATAATTATATTCCAATTGGGACAGCTCAAGGATATAATGTGGAAACATATAGGAGCTCTGTTAAAGCGTTGGTAGATATGGGTTATAACTACATAGCTCTTGGAAGTCTTGTATGTTATAAAACCAATACTATATTGAATATACTACAGGGGATTCAACCGGTTATAAATGAAGACATAAAAATTCATTTATTCGGTGTTGTAAGACTTAATGCACTGAAAAAATTTGAGGAATTGGGAGTTAAAAGTGTGGATAGTACATCGTTCCTACGAAAAGCATGGCTCAGGTCTGGTCAAAATTACATAACAAAAGAAGGTAATGGATATGCTGCTATAAGAGTTCCGCAAGCTTCAAACCCCAGGTTATTAAAGAATGCCAATATCAATGGTTATTCAATTGAAAATCTAAAAAAGATGGAAAATGAAGTATTGTGTGCCCTTAACAAATACGAGAAAGGAGAAATAAGTATAGATGAAGTACTGGATTCTATAATGAGGTATGATAACCTTTTCATGAGAAATTCAAATGATGGTAAAAATCTCAGAGAAAAGTATTATAAAACTCTAATAGATCGACCTTGGGAATCGTGTGAATGTCCAATATGTAAGGAGTTGGGTATTCAGGTTATTATATTTAGAGGAACTAATCGGAATAAGAGAAGAGGATTTCACAATATATGGGTACTTAGACAGCTGATGAAAAAGGAGTTATCTACAAACATTTCAATTAATGCTCAAAGTACGCTTGATGAGTTTTCACAAATTCACGGAATTGATTGA
- a CDS encoding V4R domain-containing protein has translation MLFMGQPVCFFEAGIIAGCLENILNKEVKVTETKCHASGEDYCEFEVHDIPPSSDLN, from the coding sequence ATGCTTTTTATGGGACAACCAGTATGCTTTTTTGAAGCAGGTATTATTGCAGGGTGTTTAGAAAATATCTTGAACAAAGAGGTAAAAGTTACCGAGACAAAATGTCATGCTAGTGGGGAGGATTACTGCGAATTTGAAGTACATGACATCCCACCCTCGTCTGATCTAAATTAA
- the fhcD gene encoding formylmethanofuran--tetrahydromethanopterin N-formyltransferase — translation MELNGVFVEDTFAEGFPIWVSRVLITAATERLAKIAATEATGFGCSVIMCPAEAGIEKYVPPTETPDGRPGYIIEICHPKKGELEHQLLERLGQCVLTAPTTAVFDAMGDDAEEQLKVGFKLKFFGDGFEKKDKVGDRTVYKIPIMGGDFVVESKLGIKKGVAGGNFFIMAENNMAALTAAEAAVDAINTVAKTITPFPGGIVASGSKVGANNEKYKFMAATTNEKMCPTLKDSVENTEVPEDVNGVYEIVIDGVDEEAVKEAMKVGILAAVKVPGVKKITAGNYGGKLGKYQIKLHELFE, via the coding sequence ATGGAATTAAATGGGGTATTTGTAGAAGACACCTTTGCAGAAGGATTTCCAATATGGGTTTCAAGAGTTTTAATTACGGCTGCTACAGAAAGATTGGCAAAAATTGCAGCTACAGAAGCTACAGGATTTGGATGTTCTGTTATTATGTGTCCTGCTGAAGCAGGTATTGAAAAATACGTCCCTCCAACAGAAACACCGGATGGAAGACCGGGATACATAATTGAAATATGCCACCCTAAAAAAGGCGAATTAGAACACCAATTATTAGAAAGACTCGGACAGTGTGTTTTAACAGCTCCTACAACTGCAGTATTTGATGCCATGGGCGATGATGCTGAAGAACAGTTGAAGGTAGGATTTAAATTAAAGTTCTTTGGAGACGGATTCGAGAAAAAAGACAAAGTTGGAGACAGAACTGTTTACAAAATCCCTATCATGGGAGGGGACTTCGTAGTAGAAAGTAAGTTAGGAATTAAAAAAGGAGTTGCTGGTGGGAACTTCTTTATAATGGCTGAAAACAATATGGCTGCATTAACAGCTGCTGAAGCTGCTGTAGATGCCATAAACACAGTTGCAAAAACAATTACACCATTCCCAGGTGGAATTGTAGCTTCAGGAAGTAAAGTTGGAGCAAACAACGAAAAATACAAATTCATGGCTGCTACAACAAACGAAAAAATGTGCCCAACATTAAAAGATTCTGTTGAAAATACAGAAGTACCTGAAGATGTAAACGGAGTTTACGAAATTGTTATCGATGGTGTAGATGAAGAAGCTGTTAAAGAAGCTATGAAAGTTGGTATATTGGCTGCCGTAAAAGTTCCAGGTGTAAAGAAAATTACTGCAGGAAACTACGGTGGGAAATTAGGAAAATACCAAATAAAACTTCACGAATTGTTTGAATAA
- a CDS encoding DUF4013 domain-containing protein translates to MFSEKYIKEPLNYAYSDLKKIFVGGVLELLSMAGMIFGFFLIIMGVMPYMPGFHMPMTFGTAFSGIGVLFGLVSLVLGVIFSVFVNGYYMKVIQKTLNNEDILPEWDNFKELFVKGLLYIIGALLLSMLFSIPYVILELVGVVYNIDSLAFILFSNLVSLIILILSILVIPLAIINFVAKDRFLGFFQFKEIISKISFEYVGVLVVVAVISMGAFLLWMMMIGLIVAVLYIINGILAVMGFALFLLTIPFLNVFLKIFSFRCYGKYYCSATQNK, encoded by the coding sequence ATGTTCTCTGAAAAATATATTAAAGAGCCTTTGAATTATGCATACTCTGATCTTAAGAAGATTTTTGTAGGAGGTGTTCTTGAATTATTATCCATGGCAGGAATGATTTTTGGATTTTTCCTGATAATTATGGGAGTAATGCCTTATATGCCAGGTTTTCATATGCCTATGACATTTGGGACAGCATTTTCTGGAATTGGAGTTCTATTTGGGTTAGTGTCTCTTGTTTTAGGTGTCATATTCTCGGTTTTCGTTAATGGGTATTATATGAAAGTTATTCAAAAAACTTTGAATAATGAAGATATTCTTCCAGAATGGGATAATTTTAAAGAGTTGTTTGTGAAGGGGCTTTTGTATATAATAGGTGCTTTGCTACTATCTATGCTCTTTAGTATTCCATATGTTATTTTGGAACTTGTGGGGGTTGTTTACAATATTGACTCACTTGCATTTATATTGTTTAGCAACCTGGTGTCATTGATTATATTAATACTGAGTATACTGGTTATACCTCTTGCTATAATTAATTTTGTGGCAAAAGACAGATTTTTAGGATTTTTTCAGTTTAAAGAGATTATATCAAAAATATCGTTTGAATATGTCGGAGTATTGGTTGTAGTTGCAGTGATTTCAATGGGAGCGTTTCTATTGTGGATGATGATGATTGGGCTTATTGTAGCTGTACTGTACATTATTAATGGAATTCTAGCGGTAATGGGCTTTGCACTATTTTTACTAACCATTCCGTTTTTAAACGTATTTTTAAAAATATTCTCGTTTAGATGTTATGGAAAATATTACTGTAGTGCAACGCAAAATAAATAG